One part of the Coffea eugenioides isolate CCC68of chromosome 10, Ceug_1.0, whole genome shotgun sequence genome encodes these proteins:
- the LOC113748589 gene encoding cactin-like isoform X2 has protein sequence MGSDRSSRSRREISSSKSSHRHKQSQRHQSDAPESETKRSFASASESASASDSDSRDERRRQSRSRHCRGSDDDRRQKKKRKITEDDIAEYLAKKAQKRAAKVAKKLKAQNISGYGNDSNPFGDSNLNERFVWRKKIERDITEGMPLETFSLKAEKKRQRERMAEIEKVKKRREERAIEKAQHEEEMALLARERARAEFQDWEKKEEEFHFDQSKVRSEIRLREGRTKPIDILTKHLNPSDDLDIEINEPYMVFKGLTVKEMEELHEDIKMHLDLDRSTPTHVQYWEALLVVCDWELAEVRKKDALDRARVRGERLPPELLAEERGMHSSIEADVKRLLQGKSYVELEALQSQIEAQMQSGTAKVVEYWEAVLKRLHIFKAKACLKEIHAKLLRKHLQRLEKPLEVGDSERELTPQPDEEDADAETLSPEPIVHEDTPELDEEAGSYSPQLIHGDENEEAIDPEEDRAVLERKRMAVLEERRLQELTVRPTPPEDNFEKKAMKAMGAMEEGDAVFGSNDEINLDSQVYWWHDKYRPRKPKYFNRVHTGYEWNKYNQTHYDHDNPPPKIVQGYKFNIFYPDLVDKGKAPTYAIEKDGDSSETCIIRFHAGPPYEDIAFRIVNKEWEYSHKKGFKCTFERGILHLYFNFKRYRYRR, from the exons ATGGGCAGCGATAGGAGTAGCAGAAGCAGGAGGGAAATATCCTCATCCAAGTCCAGTCATAGGCATAAACAGAGCCAACGGCATCAGTCTGATGCCCCAGAATCGGAGACTAAGCGTTCCTTTGCTTCCGCTTCTGAATCGGCTTCAGCTTCTGATTCTGATAGCCGTGATGAAAGACGAAGGCAGAGTCGAAGTAGGCACTGTCGTGGCAGTGATGATGACAGACgtcaaaagaagaagagaaaaatcaCTGAGGACGATATTGCCGAGTACTTGGCAAAGAAAGCCCAAAAAAGG gCAGCAAAAGTTGCAAAGAAATTGAAGGCCCAGAATATTTCTGGATATGGTAATGATTCAAATCCATTTGGAGATTCCAATCTAAATGAAAG ATTTGTGTGGCGAAAGAAGATTGAACGCGATATCACCGAAGGCATGCCACTTGAAACGTTTTCATTAAAGGCAGAGAAAAAGAGACAGAGAGaaagaatg GCAGAGATTGAAAAGGtgaagaaaagaagggaagaaaGGGCTATCGAGAAGGCACAGCATGAGGAAGAAATG GCATTATTAGCAAGGGAACGTGCTCGAGCTGAATTTCAAGACtgggagaagaaagaagaagag TTCCATTTTGATCAAAGCAAGGTTAGGTCAGAGATACGGTTGCGAGAAGGCCGCACTAAGCCGATTGACATTCTTACTAAGCATCTCAATCCTTCAGATGACTTGGATATAGAAATAAATGAACCATACATGGTCTTCAAG GGTTTAACTGTaaaagaaatggaagaactTCATGAAGACATTAAAATGCATCTCGACTTGGACAGGTCAACGCCAACACATGTCCAGTATTGGGAG GCACTGCTGGTGGTTTGTGATTGGGAACTAGCTGAAGTTCGGAAAAAGGATGCTTTGGATCGAGCCAGAGTGCGTGGAGAGCGACTACCTCCTGAGTTACTTGCTGAAGAGAGGGGAATGCATTCAAGCATTGAGGCAGATGTCAAGAGGCTCCTACAAGGGAAATCCTATGTCGAACTAGAAGCTCTACAGTCTCAGATTGAGGCACAGATGCAGTCTGGTACAGCTAAGGTGGTTGAATATTGGGAAGCTGTTCTTAAACGTCTCCACATCTTCAAGGCTAAG GCTTGTCTGAAGGAAATCCATGCCAAATTGCTACGCAAGCATTTACAGCGCCTTGAGAAACCTTTGGAAGTTGGAGATAGTGAAAGAGAGTTAACTCCACAACCTGACGAGGAAGATGCTG ATGCTGAAACACTCTCTCCTGAACCTATAGTGCATGAAGACACTCCAGAGTTGGATGAAGAGGCTGGATCATATTCGCCGCAGTTGATTCATGGTGATGAAAATGAAGAAGCAATTGACCCGGAAGAGGATAGGGCTGTACTG GAGAGGAAGCGTATGGCTGTCTTGGAAGAAAGGCGTCTCCAAGAATTGACTGTAAGACCTACTCCTCCTGAGGATAATTTCGAGAAGAAAGCCATGAAAGCAATGGGAGCCATGGAGGAAGGTGATGCAGTATTTGGCTCGAATGACGAAATAAATCTTGATTCACAG GTCTATTGGTGGCATGATAAGTACCGACCAAGAAAGCCGAAGTATTTCAATCGTGTCCACACTGGTTATGAGTGGAATAAATACAATCAAACCCACTATGACCACGATAACCCGCCCCCGAAGATTGTACAAGGCTACAAATTCAACATTTTCTATCCAGATCTTGTTGATAAAGGGAAGGCTCCAACTTATGCCATCGAGAAGGATGGCGATAGTTCAGAGACCTGCATCATCAGGTTCCATGCAGGGCCACCTTATGAAGACATT GCATTCCGGATAGTTAACAAGGAATGGGAGTATTCACACAAGAAAGGGTTCAAGTGCACATTTGAACGTGGAATACTGCATTTGTACTTCAACTTCAAACGATATAGATACCGGAGGTGA
- the LOC113748589 gene encoding cactin-like isoform X1, producing MGSDRSSRSRREISSSKSSHRHKQSQRHQSDAPESETKRSFASASESASASDSDSRDERRRQSRSRHCRGSDDDRRQKKKRKITEDDIAEYLAKKAQKRAAKVAKKLKAQNISGYGNDSNPFGDSNLNERFVWRKKIERDITEGMPLETFSLKAEKKRQRERMAEIEKVKKRREERAIEKAQHEEEMALLARERARAEFQDWEKKEEEFHFDQSKVRSEIRLREGRTKPIDILTKHLNPSDDLDIEINEPYMVFKGLTVKEMEELHEDIKMHLDLDRSTPTHVQYWEALLVVCDWELAEVRKKDALDRARVRGERLPPELLAEERGMHSSIEADVKRLLQGKSYVELEALQSQIEAQMQSGTAKVVEYWEAVLKRLHIFKAKACLKEIHAKLLRKHLQRLEKPLEVGDSERELTPQPDEEDAGSDGKDAETLSPEPIVHEDTPELDEEAGSYSPQLIHGDENEEAIDPEEDRAVLERKRMAVLEERRLQELTVRPTPPEDNFEKKAMKAMGAMEEGDAVFGSNDEINLDSQVYWWHDKYRPRKPKYFNRVHTGYEWNKYNQTHYDHDNPPPKIVQGYKFNIFYPDLVDKGKAPTYAIEKDGDSSETCIIRFHAGPPYEDIAFRIVNKEWEYSHKKGFKCTFERGILHLYFNFKRYRYRR from the exons ATGGGCAGCGATAGGAGTAGCAGAAGCAGGAGGGAAATATCCTCATCCAAGTCCAGTCATAGGCATAAACAGAGCCAACGGCATCAGTCTGATGCCCCAGAATCGGAGACTAAGCGTTCCTTTGCTTCCGCTTCTGAATCGGCTTCAGCTTCTGATTCTGATAGCCGTGATGAAAGACGAAGGCAGAGTCGAAGTAGGCACTGTCGTGGCAGTGATGATGACAGACgtcaaaagaagaagagaaaaatcaCTGAGGACGATATTGCCGAGTACTTGGCAAAGAAAGCCCAAAAAAGG gCAGCAAAAGTTGCAAAGAAATTGAAGGCCCAGAATATTTCTGGATATGGTAATGATTCAAATCCATTTGGAGATTCCAATCTAAATGAAAG ATTTGTGTGGCGAAAGAAGATTGAACGCGATATCACCGAAGGCATGCCACTTGAAACGTTTTCATTAAAGGCAGAGAAAAAGAGACAGAGAGaaagaatg GCAGAGATTGAAAAGGtgaagaaaagaagggaagaaaGGGCTATCGAGAAGGCACAGCATGAGGAAGAAATG GCATTATTAGCAAGGGAACGTGCTCGAGCTGAATTTCAAGACtgggagaagaaagaagaagag TTCCATTTTGATCAAAGCAAGGTTAGGTCAGAGATACGGTTGCGAGAAGGCCGCACTAAGCCGATTGACATTCTTACTAAGCATCTCAATCCTTCAGATGACTTGGATATAGAAATAAATGAACCATACATGGTCTTCAAG GGTTTAACTGTaaaagaaatggaagaactTCATGAAGACATTAAAATGCATCTCGACTTGGACAGGTCAACGCCAACACATGTCCAGTATTGGGAG GCACTGCTGGTGGTTTGTGATTGGGAACTAGCTGAAGTTCGGAAAAAGGATGCTTTGGATCGAGCCAGAGTGCGTGGAGAGCGACTACCTCCTGAGTTACTTGCTGAAGAGAGGGGAATGCATTCAAGCATTGAGGCAGATGTCAAGAGGCTCCTACAAGGGAAATCCTATGTCGAACTAGAAGCTCTACAGTCTCAGATTGAGGCACAGATGCAGTCTGGTACAGCTAAGGTGGTTGAATATTGGGAAGCTGTTCTTAAACGTCTCCACATCTTCAAGGCTAAG GCTTGTCTGAAGGAAATCCATGCCAAATTGCTACGCAAGCATTTACAGCGCCTTGAGAAACCTTTGGAAGTTGGAGATAGTGAAAGAGAGTTAACTCCACAACCTGACGAGGAAGATGCTGGTAGTGATGGAAAAG ATGCTGAAACACTCTCTCCTGAACCTATAGTGCATGAAGACACTCCAGAGTTGGATGAAGAGGCTGGATCATATTCGCCGCAGTTGATTCATGGTGATGAAAATGAAGAAGCAATTGACCCGGAAGAGGATAGGGCTGTACTG GAGAGGAAGCGTATGGCTGTCTTGGAAGAAAGGCGTCTCCAAGAATTGACTGTAAGACCTACTCCTCCTGAGGATAATTTCGAGAAGAAAGCCATGAAAGCAATGGGAGCCATGGAGGAAGGTGATGCAGTATTTGGCTCGAATGACGAAATAAATCTTGATTCACAG GTCTATTGGTGGCATGATAAGTACCGACCAAGAAAGCCGAAGTATTTCAATCGTGTCCACACTGGTTATGAGTGGAATAAATACAATCAAACCCACTATGACCACGATAACCCGCCCCCGAAGATTGTACAAGGCTACAAATTCAACATTTTCTATCCAGATCTTGTTGATAAAGGGAAGGCTCCAACTTATGCCATCGAGAAGGATGGCGATAGTTCAGAGACCTGCATCATCAGGTTCCATGCAGGGCCACCTTATGAAGACATT GCATTCCGGATAGTTAACAAGGAATGGGAGTATTCACACAAGAAAGGGTTCAAGTGCACATTTGAACGTGGAATACTGCATTTGTACTTCAACTTCAAACGATATAGATACCGGAGGTGA